The following DNA comes from Anastrepha obliqua isolate idAnaObli1 chromosome 1, idAnaObli1_1.0, whole genome shotgun sequence.
ATGCGGTCCCTTGCAAAATCGAGTCGACGTTTTATTGAAATctgcgaaatttattcaaagctgGTTTGGTGTTTGTAATTTGTTATGCTTCAGATGTGGCGCTTTTAGAATAGCCGTTGGAACTGTGGATTTACTGGCTGTGGATTTACCATTTCTTTAATTGTTGCTGTTAAACGAGCGGAATTCGATGCAATCCGAAGGATTTTGCGGGTTTTCTTCGATGTTAAAACCGTTGCAGTTCTGCCTTTTTAGTTCGTAACATTTCACGTAAAGATCCACAACATTTGAActtccaccaatttttttggcaatttagCGATTAGAGAGTCCCTCTGAGGTCAAGATGGCGATCTGTTATATCTTTCTGCTTtcccattttattagaattagaaGTTTTCGACCAAACACAATAAATGCTTAAAACAACGACCCCTTTTCACAGCTTGTATGCTCAAATAATGTAGGCAAACTGAGAGTGCCTCTATTCAATTGAACTGGACTGTACAGTCCGCAGTTAGAAAGTGCAATTCCATGTATAGTTTAACTATTCGGTATCTGTGAGATTTAAGATGACGCAGGTTACAGAGCAGTCCAGACTGTTATCCTTCGCCGACTTCGGTTTGTTACCTCCTCTGCTGGTCCGTCGGTCGAGTCGTATAAATATTCAGTCCATGGTCGAATAAGTATTCCCAGCGCATATATTAGAAAGGCAATATGCAGGGGACATTAGacctgccatttttttttttttttaataaaagtaccTATTGACCTCGTAAGAATATTTTCAATCGACCAATCTTAAAATAATTGGGCATATATAATTTACATTGCATGGCTAATGGAGAGCACATTGCCGtagtataaatataataatttaatgtaATATTGCAATTATtcgtttttaacattttgtttttttttgtaaatttttctttattaggtGGCGGTGCCATCGAAATGGAGCTCTCGAAAATCCTTCGTGACTATTCGCGAACCATCGCCGGTAAGGAACAGCTGTTGATTGCCGCCATTGCCAAAGCTCTGGAGGTGATTCCCCGTCAACTGTGCGACAATGCCGGTTTCGATGCCACTAACATTTTGAACAAACTACGTCAAAAACATGCTCAAGGTAagtaactaaaaaacaaatgcttttgatttatatttccACACTTGTATGTGTGGAAACCACAGTGTCTACTGTTCTGACCTCCAATTTTAACTTCATAAAGGGtgaccaatttagaggtatctgatttttaattgaaataaaacaacgaagaTTCGAATTGAttaggcaatctttattatttttgtgtagaaacattcatgacatttattttttaaagatgacCCCTTTCAGATGTTCGCCGCAACTatgccgtaattcggccatccgtaaacatcaattttgaatgactcgctgcaTGACTTCGGTCGGTGTCTCGGAAATAACTTTAGGAACTTTaggcatttagactttacatacccccacaaataaaagttgaaATGTTGTGGCACgacagcgttcgccattcactgttactgatccttgaagaaatatggttcgatgattcctccagcccataggccgcccccaaatggttgttttcaatggatgtaatggctgttcttgaatagcCTCGAGTTGCCGGCCAAATacggaaattttgcttattgacgtagccattaagtcaAAAATGGGTGTCATCGCTGAACAatataagttggcctgagcgcgcgatgaacacttctatcagagcgtcgattttcgtagtacaattgtacgatttgtaaaactTGTTGCGGTGTAAGTCTTTACctaatgaaatgtcaatgaatactaaaaaaagtattatcaCGCGTGATATCTCAAAAAACCCTTttcgaaaaagtacctccaatctgatcaccctttataagagaTGTAATTATTTCTAACTATTGTTGTGGTaatgttttttaaagaaaataaggcAATTTAGTTAAATGCCCTCTATCGGTAAATAAACAGCAGTTCTTACTCTTATTCAAAACACCCTTCACaaagttttgtatttaaaaaaaaaacagacttACAGACttttttcataacaaataatttattcagATTTGCTCATACATTCTGGCCATTTTCTCTCTATCCTATCATGCCAAATCTTAAAACAAGGTTCCTCACAGAGTCCCGGCATACCTGGGCAAACAGCACAGCAGAATtgtgaaaaaatcaaaagaccTCCCTTATAACAAATTCGACATCGCTTCTTTACTATTTTTCCCTTGACACTGGGTATTTCCATAGGTTGGTGTACTCTTTCCGCCAATTGCCAGCGTGTCGTTGACTTTGAGGTCGCGCAGCTCTCTGTGTTCTCTGCTGTTTCTCCCGTTACAACATTGATTGCATTTTCGCCCACAACTTTCAAGCATTCGAAATTCTTATGCGTATCTGGATTAAGAAGTGATGCAATTATTTCTTGTCGATACTCTGGAAACGAAGTCCCAGATTTATGTAAACGCCTTATCTTAGAATTGTTCTTGAAAAGTATGAAAGAATTAACTAAAATCAGATGCATTACGTAGATCATTAGACGTCTATCCCATTTGATTTCTGTGCGTGTCAGCGCTAATTGGTAATCCAACATCTGGGCACGTGTTTCCTCACAGGTACTCAACTGCCACTTAATTTCTTTTACCAATTTCAGGTGATGgtacattttcatttcatagcGGTAAATGGCAAGGCAATCAGAACtataaaagtacatattttttccgGTACGTCGACATTTTCCCATCATTACACAGCCAGCATATCTGGTTACGAATTGATATGGATCGAGATTTGTGCGTACCAATTCTTTGCAAATACCAAACCTTTTGTTATCTAAAAAGCCAGAGGAGTAGGTTCCGAGTTTGATCAGCTCCAAACAAAGTGCGTAGCTGCCATAATATTTGGAGGTTATTACAGTGTGTCCTATGTGGATGTACGAAAGACATAAagttgagaaaaaaatgtttaaaatttcagTTACCTTTTCCAAATTTCTCCTTGAGCAATTCTACTGCTGTAGCTAATCGTTCAACAACCAAGGCCTTTGGATTGTGAGCAAGCTGGTTTCGTTCTGAACCTTCCttatcaattaatattttatgtactaGACCCGACTGCTCAGTTAGGAAGTGAAACATAACTGCGTTGCGCCGaaactttttattcatattaaaaagccAATTCAGTTTGCCTTTCCAATAAACGACCGGTTCATTTAGTACTATATTTTGGCCGCAAGTGTATATCGATTCCATGCGTTTGTTATAGAAATTCAAAAGAGGCCTCAACTCGTGAAACTTGTCAGTTTTGTCATTGTTCTCAAAACTGTTATCGTCAGCTTgtaaactttcgaaattcaaaacttCAAGTATAAATTTGAAACGGTCCAAACTCATTTTGCTAGAGAATCCCTTAAAGCCATGATATGCCTGGCATTCCCAATATTCGGCTAATGTCAAAAGTTGCAATGAACCCATCTGCAAACAAATGCCAAGGAAAATGCTCATTTCTTGCCAAGTAAATGCTTCAAAATTATCAGCGCTGCGTTTCTGTGAGTTTTTCATAGTTTCCACAGCGCGTTTGTTGCAACCATCGGCCAAGCTCTCGAAAAAGTTTATGTCATCGAGAATATCGTAAAAATAGTACGTAATTGAGTGTATGTGGCCACCTTTGAGCAAGCCTTGATAATTGCCGTTAGTAAACACTTTTCTTGGCGTTGTGGACCAAGTTGACCACTCTGGGTCGTAAATGTCAGTTATACCATCACCTGTTAAATACAAATGATAAAGAGCAATAATATTTATAGTATACTTGTATAAATTAGGTTTTTTATacataataattattttgattgAATGTTTACTAAAATGTGACACTGATGAGCAACGTATAATTAACTCACATCAATCTCTTCGGGTTTACTCACTCTGTAAATGTGTAAATTCATCGTCAAAATCGATATCCGAGTAACCATCTTCATCCGTATCGGTCTCTTGCATATCCACGTCGTCGGCATCAAAAGCAAAATCAGAACGATTTACACTAATCGGTTTTAGCTTTTCTGCCGTTGTTGGCACATTCTCAATATCTTCCGATTTATTCTTTGCTATGCcgataaattcatttttaacttGCCTCATATCAACATCAAAGTTGTCGATAATTGACGCGCATTCGCTAACCGAATATTCTTCCAAAGCCGCTGCAGTCACAATTTTAGATTTTATCGTCGTCGTCGACGTTGACGCCAACGTAGTCGCCGCCGCGTGCGGTGTATGTTGGCTCAGCCAATGCTCTTGTATTTCGTAGATATCTGGTTTGAATTCAAGTGTGCATTCGTCGTCGGCTTCGTTTTCTGCCGATGTATCCATTTTTATTTCACCCATCAACGATAAATTTTCAGCAGGCGAAGACGCTGGCGCTGCAACTTCCACTGTAGACGACTGCGTTGAGGTTTCATTTGTATGTTGTTGCTCTGGCGATGCCTTGCGCCGACGGCCACGTGTTTTTCGCATTCTTCTTTTCTTCTACACTCACTATTaaatcttaatttaattttgttctaaGTAACTTATTTCAATTGTACGGCATTTTAGGCAGAGAGAAGTATTAATATAAATACAGCGATTACCAAAACTGTGGCAGGCAActacgaataattttttaagaatgaAAGAGGCAGTGTGCTTTGCTTAGACTATCGTTGGTAAATTCATATCTCTTTCTCACCAACTTTCACATACGCTTGTTTGTTAGGGTCTCTCTGTCACTCTTTGGTTGGTATTTTCAGGCTGAATGGCTATTATGTGTTGGTATCTCTTTCGATTGAAAACCGCTATCTCACTCAACTGCACTGGGAATGAAAAAGCGTgggtataaaataattttaaaccaGCAGTCTCACTCAGGCATATGAGAACTGAAAAGGAGCATTATTACGTGCTGCAAAACTATCGATTGATTAGTGAATTGGGGAAAATTCACTATCGAGGTTGACATTAGGGATGCTCGGTAAATATTATAGGTGTTCAATTAAATACATAccgaaaaaaatgcatattatgaatctcaatttcttaaatatttagtaaaaaattgtgcatagattaaaaaaaggtgtaaagaattttatttaaggctggaatttagaacaatgtatATTTGGGAATTTTTGGcaaagtataatgtttttttttaatgaaacttggtggagatgttagtgaggtgttaaggaacactctttataactttaaattattcgggaaataataattttttaattatttgcattcaaaatgccctcggaaacttcactataatttgccacattacactatattttttaacatttcactaaaattcaccaaatatacactcacacgagtgtttttactgatttttatgctaatattctaattatttctattaaaattgaaagcaaattcatttgcccatgcaatcactttccaattttaaacgcgaataagaagaagattggaatgacaatagtatggtgttgccggatgcctgcaaatgaaaattaagtactagagtttagtgttaatgatggggatgggggttattgtgcctccttactacatacacgcatatgacgttttaattttgggttcaatggttttaacacggaaaggagttttacgcaaaaatactgtggattgcgtagccggagttggactgatgagggttatttttttgaagcgcggccgaaggccgcctacgcgaaATACTGTGGTTTGCCTAGccagagttggactgatgagggttatttttttgaagcgcggccagaggccgcccacgcgaaaaggagtactacgcaaaaatactgtgaattgcgtagccggagttggactgatgaggtttattttttttgaagcgcggccgaaggccgcccacgcgaaaggaGCTCTacgcaaaaatttacaaaaaccctTCTAGTCGACGCTCCTGTAAAATGCAAAGGAACCTGCGTATGTATACCGTTTGCTTAACTGTTATTTTCCAATGTTATACAGTTATAAACCGTAATtggcttttaattactttattaatatcattgtttttaagtttaaatgagttgtatgtttttattttcaaaaatatttttcaacttgaaattacagcaaaaaatactgcagttttacaatgaaccttccactgaacatccctgcgtgcgaacttcgttttcatttcaggtgtatggcaacaccaacttttcgctaaattagagaactttaacattaaattacttaaaaactataagcctccggcaggttctgttttcagttttaagacggggatacacccctctatcacccccttttaaccgtttttttcaaagcgatatacattatactaaagttttcccttatttaattttataaattataatgcAGCATTAAGTAAAACTTAGATGTCTCAGTGACCAAAAAGGAATAAAGCACAGGCTTACTTTTGCAAAAGCAATGTATGTAAATGGTTTTGCGAACGTACAATTTGATTCTGTAGAGGTGGCGGATACGTAGCATTCGAATTCttgatattttaattcatttaaaaggATAACTGAACAATCGATAGTACAAACGAATTGAATTGAATGGGTGAAAGATAAGGGCAGAAATGgatctaaaaaaaaacttttaacgaGTCTAAATAGCGATACATCGTCCGGAAAAGACTGTCTCggtgcaaaattgacaattgaGGTTCAAGAAGAATTGGTGAGTAGCATGCAATTTGGAAAGCGTGCATCGTGCACATCGCGAATATGACTTCAATGGCCTGGTAGCTcggaaaaagcaagaaaaatcaGCAAAGCCGACTTGCGATTGCTAAAGAGCAGTTCTGTAAGAGTACTGACTTTTGAAactcattaatttttgtggacGAATCCAAGTTCAATACGTTTGTGTCCGGCGTCATGTTCTATTGTTGAcggaaaccaaaaactgagatgaaaaagaaaaatgaagcgTGGCGATAGCAGTGTGATGCCTTTATGTCTGCAGCCGGAGAAGGAAGTTTGCAATTCATTAAAGAAAGATTGGACAAAAACTTCTGCTCAAAATACTCCagaacaattttcttcaaagtgCTGAAATAATGGGCGTCTGCGAAGGACTCCGTTTTTATCAAGACATCTATCCAAAACACAAGTCAGGAATCGCGCAATCTTGAcgcatatgaaaaaattattttttcgaaaaattttccaaaacttttaaATCCACATAGAaagaaatatcataaaaaagatgtgtgcaaaatttcaggaaaatcggtcaataactttccgagttatcgtgtacgccaattcgaaacgtatgtttttgagaaaaacgcgtctaaagtttgaatacaacgtaactatacctctcccagcgctcgaacgcaaagaatagagttgtcacggttgacgatctataatataataaatacttaaatttacgttctaaaatttttttgacattcttaaaggattatattaacattttatgaaaaaaaaattttttttcgaaattttacaggtatttgtCGCCTTAACAAATAAACTGTGAACCCACTGTATgcgttcatatatgtatgtatttgtgtcatAAAATCGGTCGAAAAAACTACAGCAAACATAATTTCGATTactataaatacttttttccaaGCCTCCTTAAACccatgaatacaaaaaaaaaaaaatacttgcatatgcatacatatataatttgtcttctttattataaattttggttAGTgccttgaaaaaacttttttacgtACAAATAGTAGAttgtgtgtaaaaaaaaaactttcgtaAACACTCGGTCGTTCACACTTCTGcgtgattatttttttatttttatattgtttctttagttatgtgtttttttttttttctttattttttttttttgttccccccttttagttttttttttattcctattGGGCATCTTATCGATTTTTTACCCCCAATCTAGGCTAGCAATTACTAATTGgcttgaaacaaaacaaaaataatactaatttcgataagtttatttcatttatggGACGTTCCACGTCAACCGGTACACTAGCCggtccaaaattctatgggaccgattttgaagtccaaggtctcaaaatgatcgtcTGAATGTCCACTATTGAAAGCCGTCTGGCccattgagaaattcaatatggcgtccAAATTATGGCGTCTAAGCTGACTAAAACttagagtttatttaaaatcttgTGTGCTCCTAAGAAAAccaggagcaatgaaaaaaaagtaatactgaTTCTTTATGTTCTTAGGGGCGCAGATTACGATTTCGGAAGcagatttccaaaatttttattttttattttttttttattttttttaatttttttttatttttattttatatcgtcGTATTGGATCCGCTATTTTGAATTCTTGAAATATGACTCCAGAATcgcaatcagcgaccccaaaaaccccttTAAAAcaggtttcaaaaaaatcgaaataatttttttatttttgaccgccatattggatccgccattttgaatttaaaaaatctgacttcagattcgtaatcagcgaccccaaaaacctcttagaaatacattttaaacaaatcgaaataaattaatattttcggccgccatattggatcctggatccgccattttgaattttggaaatctGCTTCCGAAATCGTAATCTGCGACCCTAAGAACATAAAGAAtcagtattacttttttttcattgctcctggTTTTCTTAGGAGCACAcaagattttaaataaactctaaGTTTTAGTCAGCTTAGACGCCATAATTTggacgccatattgaatttctcaatggGCCAGACGGCTTTCAATAGTGGACATTCAgacgatcattttgagaccttggacttcaaaatcggtcccatagaattttggaccGGCTAGTGTACCGGTTGACGTGGAACGtcccttatatattttttgtctgGTCTTTTTCGCTCttgaaaaatgcaaatcttaaaaa
Coding sequences within:
- the LOC129236222 gene encoding uncharacterized protein LOC129236222, encoding MRKTRGRRRKASPEQQHTNETSTQSSTVEVAAPASSPAENLSLMGEIKMDTSAENEADDECTLEFKPDIYEIQEHWLSQHTPHAAATTLASTSTTTIKSKIVTAAALEEYSVSECASIIDNFDVDMRQVKNEFIGIAKNKSEDIENVPTTAEKLKPISVNRSDFAFDADDVDMQETDTDEDGYSDIDFDDEFTHLQSDGITDIYDPEWSTWSTTPRKVFTNGNYQGLLKGGHIHSITYYFYDILDDINFFESLADGCNKRAVETMKNSQKRSADNFEAFTWQEMSIFLGICLQMGSLQLLTLAEYWECQAYHGFKGFSSKMSLDRFKFILEVLNFESLQADDNSFENNDKTDKFHELRPLLNFYNKRMESIYTCGQNIVLNEPVVYWKGKLNWLFNMNKKFRRNAVMFHFLTEQSGLVHKILIDKEGSERNQLAHNPKALVVERLATAVELLKEKFGKGHTVITSKYYGSYALCLELIKLGTYSSGFLDNKRFGICKELVRTNLDPYQFVTRYAGCVMMGKCRRTGKNMYFYSSDCLAIYRYEMKMYHHLKLVKEIKWQLSTCEETRAQMLDYQLALTRTEIKWDRRLMIYVMHLILVNSFILFKNNSKIRRLHKSGTSFPEYRQEIIASLLNPDTHKNFECLKVVGENAINVVTGETAENTESCATSKSTTRWQLAERVHQPMEIPSVKGKIVKKRCRICYKGGLLIFSQFCCAVCPGMPGLCEEPCFKIWHDRIERKWPECMSKSE